One Columba livia isolate bColLiv1 breed racing homer chromosome 26, bColLiv1.pat.W.v2, whole genome shotgun sequence genomic window, AGGTTTGTCTGCAGCGTCGGGGGCTGGGGGCTCACAAATCTGGAATAACCCCCGGCCTCACCATGCTCCCCATGGGCCAACACAACCTGCTGCGCACCCGGTGCCCTGCACCGAGGGACAGGGCATGCGAGTCACTCCCCACGGGGAAATAATCCCTGGAAATCCACGTTTTTAGGGAGAGGAGACGCTGCAGACACAGCCCCTTTTGAAATGATTGCTGGAACTGGTGCCTAAACATTATTAGAGTGAaggagcttttaaaaatcaaacgTTCTTGCTAACGTTGACTTGTTGGCTTCATGTACGGGTGGGCTTTCCGCTTTAGGGGCCCGTCCCATGCAAttacaagagaaaaatgttgtgAAGAGAAATGGTGGAAATGTGCAGGTTTCTgggggcaggatggtttgggagATGCAGAGGTAGGTACAGCACCTGGAAAACATTtaactcctttttctccttcgTTAGGTTTTGAGCCGCTAGCGTATCTTTAATTCTTAGATCAgaattttcttcctacagtCTTAATTGGGCCGACATCCTGAAGTGCTGGGTGTCCCTTTGGGAACACAAAGCGGGTCAAAActctttatttttgcctttagaTAATTGGCAAGAAGTTTGGGAATAAGACAAGAACCTACACCTTTAAGCAAGTTCTGAGAAATAAGCTGTAAATTGGAGTACAGCTTAAGACAGGTGCTGTTTCAGAGATGACACGGCCAGCAAACCAACCCACTGCAGGCGCCGGGGGGTGCACCGAAAATGCTGGAAATGATAGAAATGCTTTGGGTTGGTTGCATAACCTGGACTGGAGCGCCGGGACGAGGCGGCTGCACCCGCAggtcctgctgccctggggtCTCTCCTGCGTCCGCCCTGGGACAGCGATTCTTGTCACCCCGAGGGACGCAGCCACATTGCAGTTAGGAACTGAGGCTCTGTCATGCTTGGCATGGCCAGACGGATAGATGATGATTAAAAGATAAGTTTGTCTGTGATAAAAACACTGGTAAAATTCTGCATGCCGTTACTGGCAATCCATCCCCTATACACTGGTAGGAGACCAAGCAATTTCCAAGTCTCTCTGGGTTACAAAGGGTGAAGCAGCCCCAGCCTGTTGAGAGCGGAGCTGAGCGCTTAAAACGGGGCAGACCGCGAGAGGCCCGTGAGGCTGTTCCTTGAGTGCATTGGAATGatgtttatttcaaaaataaggcaatcctggtgtttctttttgctgaGAAGCTCTTCCATGTGCCAGCAGAGGTGCGAGCTCTGGGCCCTGCTGTGCGGAGCTGGTTGTGCTGGTGAGAGCGGGGGGAACGGGCTCGGACGGGGCTGAACTGGTGGGAACGGGCCGAACTGGGGACGTCCCAGCGGTTGAACGCAGGAGGCAGCTGGAAGTCACAGTGTCGTTATCGGGGCCACCACAGGAACACAAAGATGAGCGTTTTCTGTTCTATCAGCGCTTTTCGTGGCTAAAAAGTATTTCAGGAGGAAGCAAAACTGTTTCCACCGAGAACCCCAGTGCTGAGGAAACGCAGCTGCTCTGGTGACAAGTCCTGTCCAAAGTGGCGACACCGGGGTGGGATTGTCCCCAGGCTGTAATTAGCTCCAGTTAACTGCCCGTTGGGCTGCGGAGGGGCAGGATGAGCGTCGGTCGGGTGCTCGTCCCGGACCAGCGTTGCTTTGCTGTCACAATGTGGACACTCGGGGCTTTTCCCACCCAGTGGGGTTCCCTGTGCACTGAACCGCTCTGCCCCGGCACCCCCGCTCCCAAAAACGCGGCCGGGGGGACCCTGCATTCCCACATCTGGGGAGCTTTttgtgcccagctctgcttaAGAAACCTGAAGAACTTTATGGCATTTGAACACtggctttattattttttaaaatttaattttattattttttttttagtgatcTCGCTAGGGTGGCTAATCAACtaatttatttaattcattAGTATATTAATTTCtattgctttcttcctttcaaatgCTGCCCCTCAGCCCGTCTGGCATGTTTGATTATGACTTTGAGTAAGTTTGACTTGAATTAGTACTTGTGCTGTGTTGTTAGTGTGTAGACACCGATGTGCCTTTTGAGACCTTTCTAACCCATAGTTTATCTGTTTAATTGTAGGTATGTATATTAGGTTAGGCTGggaagttttttttaaaaacagaaaagcgTGATGGaggtaacattttatttaataacttcagcaaaattaaattaacttcACTCTTCTTTACCTTTCCGTTtcgtttttaaaatatatcaactttttaacttaaaaatcgTAGTTTAAAAACTGATTCTTCTGGCTTTGCTTAAGGAGATTAGTGTAGACTTGGATATTTCCTGCTGGAAAACTGTAATGAACTCAGTACCTTTGCCTCATGTAATCCCTGTCCTCTTAAACTCCTGCCTATCGCTATTCCAAGTAAATAACCATTACCACTATGTCTGAGTAATTACCCGTGGCATAGTTACACATCTAACAAATTAACGTAGAGCATGCGTATTTAACCTGAGCTCTTTATGCTGTGTAACTCCCCTCTGATTTTTATTCCGAACCTTTATTAACTCTCTTTGTGAGTGGCCGGAATATGCATTTTGGCAAATAATAAAGAATCCACTCTCGGTCTCTTTGCTGCTCTCTGGTCCAGTACCACTGGGACAGCGATTTGGCTCAGCCGAATTGAGAATGTGGATTGAATTAACCAAATAGTCTTTGTTGTAGCCTGTGCCATATGCAGTAGCTGGTTCTTTGAACTCTGGTCTTGGTTTAATGTATTGAAATGGACGTTTCTCTTATCTTTCCAACCACAGGATTGATCTCAAGTTAAACAAAAAGCCAAGAGCCGTAAGTATCAGTGCTCTGTCCTTGTTTTCATTGCTCATCTCTAGACTCGTGTGGCTGGCTGACTCCCACCCTTACCGAGCCTCCCTCTGCTGTAATTCAAGACCTTGTTTTCATGGTTGAGGAGTATCGTGGTATGAAATAAGCATTGTCTTGTGGATTTAACAGTAAATGAGCCCAGGCCGGCTTGTTATGAAGCGAGGTCGCAGTCAAGTCCTATGCAAAAAGCTGGTTTGTGTCTTATTATCTTGTCATGATCTGGAGCATTAAGAGCATCTGGTTTGAGTTGATGCACTCTTGCACTGAGGTTTTAAAGGGTCCTTTCTTTGGAATGTAAatatctcttttctgttttgcctgCAACTAATGGTGTGTAGAAATGAGAGAAGCCTGAGCATCCCAGCTCTGGCGCAGAACTGGAGGCGGAAGGGTCGTAACGTGCCTGTCGTTGCCTTTCTCCGCAGGACTACTAGAGTCACGGGTGCCGATGCCGCTGGGGTTTAGGTCCACGAGTCCCCTCTGAGAAAACCGCCGGTGGGCTGAAGGAGCAGGACGGCAGCTCTGCCCACGCTCTGCAGACGGAGCCGCTCGCTCTAAAGAACTCAACGGGGGGGAGAAAATCTTGGGCCATGTCCTGCGCATCGTGTGTCGGTCCCCGCGGTTGCAGGGGGcgcagcagcggcggcagctGGGATTCCGACTTCCACCTCCGCCGGGAGCTCCTCAACttggctgctcctgctgctgccgcccCCTCCTCTGCAAACCCATGGGGGTGTTTCTTTCTCCACTGGAACCGGGGTATGAGTCAGTACGTCCATCCGTGTTGTAGGGCTTAGATTACTTTTGTTGCTGATACTTAGCTTTgtagtttaatttttgtttgggggttgGTGTGTATTTTGTTGgtgttgtgtttgggttttttctttttttttaaaccaaagtgTATAGTTAACAAATTGActtttggtttctttattttaatccaTGCAAAGTGGAAGGTTCTTCATTTTGTGGAACAGCTGATTTTGATTCTTACTCAAGCAGAGAAGGGGGTGGTGAACCCTTTTCTCCCACCACCATCCCCTAAAACTCATGCAGTGCTTTTAGCTGCAGGGAAGGCTGGAGCTCAGAACCCTCTTGCTCTTTCCTATCTTTGAGGCTGGGTGGATTCTCTTTTTAATACAAACTTCTGTCATTTGTACATAAACAATAAAAGTTACGTGTTTGTCTCTCTTCTACCGCTTTGTTCAGTTCAAAATTTGACTCCTAGTGCTTTTTTATTCTCCGTCTGTTTTATGAAGACGTTGCTGGAATCCTTCCACCTTCTCGTGGTAGCTGTTCTTGTCTCGTGACCCTGAGGAGGATcccttgctgctttctttcctcgGGTAGACAAAACACCGAGTACTTGAAAGGGTTGCCAGGCACTAATCTCCAGCTGTGTTCAACTAATCCCGCTTCAAGGTAGGACTGGGATGTGAGTCAGTTCTTACAGCTCCTGGCGTGCCGCCCGCTGATCAGGAGCTTGTGACAGGAGCTGGGTCAAGACATCAGTGCTGGTGTTGCAACAGGCGCCGCTTTTCTCAAGGGGGGGAGTTGCTTCTGTGGCTCCTGTTTTCCTGCACCCCGGGAAGACTTGTGTCACCCACAGCCCCGGCACCAACAcgtgtccttgtccccagggaCAGCTCGTCCCGTTCTGCTGCCCCTCCACTTTCCTGGGGTGCTGCAAAGGCAAATGTCTAAGTGAAGCTGCTCTATGGCAACGAAAGCTGAAAgtagcaattaaaaataaatcatgagTCCTGAACAGAGCAAATGGGGAGGGGAagggtggcagagcagcagctgccctcaGAGCCACCACAGGTGGAGCGGGAGGGACACTAATCCCTGCACAGCCTCGTCACCAAGAGGATTAGCAGGAGTTTATCCGGTCCGAGCAGTGGCCGAGGAGGAGGATCCGTGCATGGGTAAGGGGGCAGAGCCGGGGAGCGGGAGCCGCTGTCCCCCACGCGCACGTCCCTTGGGTGCGCAGAGCACGGCGGGGGGGTGGTCCTGGGGACGTCACCTCTGTGTCCCACTCCACAGGGTCCCCATGGGCCGGCAGCGCGTCCCGCCGGTGCCGAGGTGGAGGCAGCTCCTGCACGCCGGGTGCTGGCGGCTCCTGTCGCTCTCGGGGACGGTgctgcgggggctgcgggggctcTGGAGGCTGCTGTGGGTCAGTACCATGGGGCCTATCCCCAGGGACCTTCAGATACTTGTTGGCCCCAAACCTGCCGCGTGTCCAGAGCTGAGGCCAGGACACGGGGTGTGGGTGCTGCCAGCACTCTgtactggtggcactgggggctCTGGGAGGGGGTCACCACCCCATTTGGCAGCATGACAGGGCTCAGGACCCTCATCCTGGGtcgggggggggtgggggggcgatgggggggtggggggtggggcgGTGGTTCTACCTCCCATGAGCCCTGGTGACAGTGCTCCGAGGTTTTGTGCTCCCCAGGGCGGATTTGAGTCACCACTCACCATGTGGCCACATCCTCTCCCCCAGTACCTGCTGATCTGCTACAAGATGTGCTGGGACAGCGCCTTCCAGGTCACCGAGGAGgtaactgtcccaccatgtccccgCAGCGCAGGGGCTGTGGTGAGCTCCGAGCCCCAGGACACAGCGGAGCCCAGTGACGTGTGGCCCTGCAGGGGCTGTAGGTCCCCGGGGCACCACATGGTTCCCCAGTCTGGGTCAGTCCAGGCTCGGTGTCCGGTGTCTCCGTCAGTCCCTGCTCTCCATGGTGGTTTTCAGCTCAGCATGGCACTGCGGGCGAGGCTGGAGAGCGGCAGCGAGGagagcgaggaggaggaggatgggggcTCCACttctgtcctggagccagggcaggcAGGTGGGTCCCGATGTCCATGGGGCGGAGGGCGGGTGTGTG contains:
- the LOC110364119 gene encoding uncharacterized protein LOC110364119 isoform X1, coding for MSPEQSKWGGEGWQSSSCPQSHHRWSGRDTNPCTASSPRGLAGVYPVRAVAEEEDPCMGKGAEPGSGSRCPPRARPLGAQSTAGGWSWGRHLCVPLHRVPMGRQRVPPVPRWRQLLHAGCWRLLSLSGTVLRGLRGLWRLLWGGFESPLTMWPHPLPQYLLICYKMCWDSAFQVTEEVTVPPCPRSAGAVVSSEPQDTAEPSDVWPCRGCRSPGHHMVPQSGSVQARCPVSPSVPALHGGFQLSMALRARLESGSEESEEEEDGGSTSVLEPGQAGQRRGDPGEAVLGRLEALEADVQFLCTELGAEKLLWSSRFLELLQEQQGLRQRLQERPWRWDSGDSPELPGEAEDECASRTEGESPAGGDLLKDTGGWSHAGTRPRAQAAFRGQQFCDR
- the LOC110364119 gene encoding uncharacterized protein LOC110364119 isoform X5, which encodes MGRQRVPPVPRWRQLLHAGCWRLLSLSGTVLRGLRGLWRLLWGGFESPLTMWPHPLPQYLLICYKMCWDSAFQVTEEVTVPPCPRSAGAVVSSEPQDTAEPSDVWPCRGCRSPGHHMVPQSGSVQARCPVSPSVPALHGGFQLSMALRARLESGSEESEEEEDGGSTSVLEPGQAGQRRGDPGEAVLGRLEALEADVQFLCTELGAEKLLWSSRFLELLQEQQGLRQRLQERPWRWDSGDSPELPGEAEDECASRTEGESPAGGDLLKDTGGWSHAGTRPRAQAAFRGQQFCDR
- the LOC110364119 gene encoding uncharacterized protein LOC110364119 isoform X4; amino-acid sequence: MSPEQSKWGGEGWQSSSCPQSHHRWSGRDTNPCTASSPRGLAGVYPVRAVAEEEDPCMGKGAEPGSGSRCPPRARPLGAQSTAGGWSWGRHLCVPLHRVPMGRQRVPPVPRWRQLLHAGCWRLLSLSGTVLRGLRGLWRLLWYLLICYKMCWDSAFQVTEELSMALRARLESGSEESEEEEDGGSTSVLEPGQAGQRRGDPGEAVLGRLEALEADVQFLCTELGAEKLLWSSRFLELLQEQQGLRQRLQERPWRWDSGDSPELPGEAEDECASRTEGESPAGGDLLKDTGGWSHAGTRPRAQAAFRGQQFCDR
- the LOC110364119 gene encoding uncharacterized protein LOC110364119 isoform X2, with the translated sequence MSPEQSKWGGEGWQSSSCPQSHHRWSGRDTNPCTASSPRGLAGVYPVRAVAEEEDPCMGKGAEPGSGSRCPPRARPLGAQSTAGGWSWGRHLCVPLHRVPMGRQRVPPVPRWRQLLHAGCWRLLSLSGTVLRGLRGLWRLLWYLLICYKMCWDSAFQVTEEVTVPPCPRSAGAVVSSEPQDTAEPSDVWPCRGCRSPGHHMVPQSGSVQARCPVSPSVPALHGGFQLSMALRARLESGSEESEEEEDGGSTSVLEPGQAGQRRGDPGEAVLGRLEALEADVQFLCTELGAEKLLWSSRFLELLQEQQGLRQRLQERPWRWDSGDSPELPGEAEDECASRTEGESPAGGDLLKDTGGWSHAGTRPRAQAAFRGQQFCDR
- the LOC110364119 gene encoding uncharacterized protein LOC110364119 isoform X3; the encoded protein is MSPEQSKWGGEGWQSSSCPQSHHRWSGRDTNPCTASSPRGLAGVYPVRAVAEEEDPCMGKGAEPGSGSRCPPRARPLGAQSTAGGWSWGRHLCVPLHRVPMGRQRVPPVPRWRQLLHAGCWRLLSLSGTVLRGLRGLWRLLWGGFESPLTMWPHPLPQYLLICYKMCWDSAFQVTEELSMALRARLESGSEESEEEEDGGSTSVLEPGQAGQRRGDPGEAVLGRLEALEADVQFLCTELGAEKLLWSSRFLELLQEQQGLRQRLQERPWRWDSGDSPELPGEAEDECASRTEGESPAGGDLLKDTGGWSHAGTRPRAQAAFRGQQFCDR